The Rubricoccus marinus nucleotide sequence CCACGCACGTGACCTCCAACATCCGCGAGCTGGAAGGCGCGCTGATCCGCCTGCAAGCGCACGCGGCGCTCCAAGACCGCGAGATCGACCTCGAACTGGCACGCGACGGGCTCCGCGACCTCATCAAAGAGCAGCGCTCGGCGCTCAACATTGAGCAGATCCAGCGCGTGACCTGCGAAGTGCTGAACATCCCCGAGGACCTCGTGCGCGCCCGGACGCGCAAGCGCGAGGTGGTCCAGGCGAGGCAGATCGCGATGTACTTCGCCAAGCAGCTGACCAAGCACTCGCTCAAGACCATCGGCCAAGCGTTCGGCGGGCGCGATCACTCGACCGTGATCCACGCCGTCCGTAGCGTGGAAGACCAGATCGACACCGACCCGCTGTTCCGCGAGACCGTGGACCGCGTCCGCAAGAAGCTCAACCTTCAGACGCGGTAGCCTCTGGCGCCTGCCGTTCACGCCAAAACGCGCTCCTTGAGCGAAGGCCTCTGGCGCCAGAGGCAAGCCGAAACAACCGCTTGCGGGCAGGTCCACGCTTCGCCAGAGGTCGGTTGATTGCGGAACGGAAACCGCCGATACTGCGTCCTGACTCTTTATCCGAATCGATCTCTAAAACGGGTCTCAACCCGTCCCGGTTATGAAGTTCACCGTCCCCAGCCAGGATCTCCAACGCGCCCTCTCGACCGTCAGCGGCGCGGTCCCTTCCAAGGCGACGCTGCCCATTCTGGAGTGCGTGCTTTTCGAGCGCGACGCCGAGAACGAGGCGCTGCGGATCGCCGCGACCGACCTGGAGATTTCTATCGTCCAATCCATTCCGGTCCAGTTTGAGACCAACGGCACGGACGCCAAGCAGCGGATCGCAGTCCCGGCCAAGCGCCTGCTGGACACCATCCGCGCGCTCCCTTCGGGCCTGCCTGTAACGGTTACGACGGATTCCGAGTACACCGTCGAGTTGACGACCGATCAGGGCCGCTACAAGATGGTCGGCTACGACGGCGGCGACTACCCCGCCCTTCCAAGCCTGGAGAACGCGCAGGCGATCAAAGCGCCTGTGGCCGTTCTCAAGCGCGCGATCGACAAGACCGGGTTTGCCGTCTCGCGCGATGCCCTCCGTCCCGCGATGATGGGCGTCCTCTTCCAGGTTCGGCCCGAGAACACGCGTGCCGTCGCGACCGACGGCCACAGGCTCGTCCGCCTCACGCTCGACGCCATCACGGCCGAGGAGCCCATCGAGTTCATCGCGCCGGAGAAGGCGCTTTCGCTTGTTGGGAAGGCCGCTGGCGACATGGGCGACTGCACGATCCGCGTCGGCGGCGGCTACGTCGAGTTCTCTCTCGGCGATACGACGGTGATCGGCCGCATGATCGACGAGCAGTACCCCAACTACGAGGCCGTTATCCCCGTTGAGAACGAGAAGCGCCTGACCGTGCAACGCGAGGCGCTCCTGGCGGCCGTCAAGCGCGTCGCGCTGTACTCCTCCAGCATGACGCACCAGGTGCGGCTCGCGCTCCGCAAGGACGGCATCGAGATCTCCGCCGAGGACATCGAGCGCGCCTCTGAGGCCAAAGAGCGCGTGCTGTGCGAGTACGACGCCGAGGACATGGAGATCGGCTTCAACGCGACCTACCTCACCGAGGTGCTCCAGAACCTCGACGCCGACGATGCGGTCTTTGAGTTCTCCTCGCCCAACCGAGCAGGCGTCGTTTCCCCTTCCGACCCCAACGAGGGCGAGGACGTGCTGATGCTCATCATGCCCGTCATGCTCAACACGTACGCGGCTTAGCGACATCGCCAGAGGCTGGCCTCTGGCGCGACGGCTCTCGCGGGGGCGCATCTTCGGGTGCGCCCCCGCGTTCTGTCTGGCCCCTGCCCCTGGCGCGATGCCCGCTCGTCCCCAAACCCCGGTCCTGCTCATCGATGGTGTCTGTTCGCTCTGCGAAGGCGCCGTTCGCTTCGTGCTAGACCGCGAGCGGCCCGGCGCACCACCGCTCCAGTTCGGATCGCTGCAGGACGAATCCGCAAAACCGCTCCTCGCGCTCTCGGGCCTCCCGGAGGATTACTTGGAGGGCGTCGTGCTTGTCGGCCCGGAGCGCACGCTGACCGGCGCCGACGCCGCGCTCGCTCTGATGACGCGGCTCCAGGCGCCGTGGCCGGCGGTCGCCAGAGGCCTCGGCCTCGCGCCGCGGCCTGTGCGCGAATGGGCCTACCGGATGGTCGCGAAGCACCGCTACCGGCTTTTCGGAACCAAAGACGAATGCAGCCTGCCGACCGCCGCGGAACGCCGGCGAATGCTAGGCTGAGGAGCCTCTGGCGCCAGAGGCTATCCCTGCGCGTCGAGGTAGTCCAGGAGCTTAGCCGCCTCTGGCGCCCGGTATGCGCCGTGGGCGACCACGGACTCTAGCGCGATCCGGGCGGCGTCGATGTCGCCCTGCAAGAGCCGGATGCGTCCCAGAGCAAGCGCGGCCTCCTGACCGTAGTGCCCGTTTGGCACGTCCCGAGCGATGCCTGTAAACGCGTCCGCAGCCGCATTCAGCGCGGCGTCGTCGTACCGCGGAAACAGACCAAGGATGGACCGTCGGGCCTCTACCAGAAGGTCCACAGCAGCGGCGTACCGGTCCGATACCTCCTGCCCCCGCACGGCGCGGAAGCTCTCAGAGATGTCGCCGATGTCGGCCACGCGGTTACGCTCGGGCGTTTGGATCGAGGAAACGGCGAACGCTCCTCCGTACAACGCGAGGATTGCGAGCCCGGCGAAAACGAGCCGTCGCGCCAGAGGCCCGGCGGTGTGCGGCTTCTGGCGAGCCGCTGGCGGGCGGTCTGCAACGAGGGTCCGGGCATTCCTAGAGGAGTGGCCGTTCACAGCGCGAGGTTGATGGTCTGCTGTGGTAGCCTTTGCACTGCCCTCTGACGCGAGGGGTGGCAGCGAGACGCCGGTAAGACGTTCGAACTCCGCCAGAGGCGACTCCCCTTCCGACTCGAAGGCGTCCAGACGCGCGTTGATCTCGTCTGCGTCCTCACCTGAAGACGTGGCCAGACCGGGACGATGCCCCAGGCGCGCGTCCACGATCTCGACCAGAGGTTCTTCCGGCCGGACAGCAGCGTTGACAACGTGAGCCAGAGCCATGGCGGTTTCCAAATCGGGTGCGAGATCAGGACGTTCGGTCACCTCTTCGATCACGCGTGCCTGCTCCTCCTCTGTAAGCAGAGCAAAGTTGCGGATGCGGTCGATAAGTGAGTCGTAAGCCATTTCGAATCAGGTGCAACGAGCTAGACCCTAAGGGACGAGAGACTTAACACCCCATCAGATGTGGGACGTAGTAGTGTCCCCATACTGAGCGTCAGCGGGGTGCAGGTCGTCGTAGTGGAGGGCGCGGATACGGCTGTCTTCTCGCATGCGCTTCATGACCCGAGCCGCGTACGTCCGAACGGTTGGCAGAGCGACCCCGCTCCGCTCCGCGATCTCGGCGTACTCCAACCCTTCCAGAAAGCGGAGCTCGCCGATCTTCCGGATGGCCTCTGGCATATCCTTCAGGACCAGAGCGAACACGTAACGGATCAGCGCCCGGTCCTGGTCCGTGACGGTCTCGGTGGCCTCCGCCGCGGCGATCCGGTCGTCGGGCTCCGCCAGTTCGCGCCGGTCGCGCCGGTGGTTCCGGAGTGTGTTCTTGCACACCACGCTCACGTAAGAGGCGAACTTGCTCGCGTCCTCAATCCGCTCCAGCGCGTTTAGCGAACGCCGCATGGCGCGCGACACGCAGCGTGCCTTCTCGCTCGGCGTCCCGCGCTCGCGCAGGAACTGAATGATGAAGTACCGTTGGATGTACGAATACAACCAGATCTGCACGACCGACTGGTCGGATTCCGCGCCAGAGGCGCGCCACGCTGCGAACGCCTGGTTGACCGCCTCGTAGTCATCTACCGCGAAGGGCAGGTGTCGGGAGACGGCATCCAAACGGTGAAACTCGTCAGGCGGCATAGAGGAAAGCGGGACCCGGGGCTGAGCCTATCAAGATAGCCCGCGTGCGAGGGGAAGAATCCGCGAACGTAGCGCCGAACGGCCTCTGGCGGGGTCCGGCGCGTTGACTCCGGCATGCGCTGCCGTCTAGTTTCATGGGCTCAGCCTGCGCCGTGCCCTCTCGGCACGCTCCCTCGTGGAGACGCGCAGTCGGTGGCGGCGCGGCCGGATCTGTTCCACGCTCTGGCCGCCCGTTTTTTTGCCGCCCAGACGGATCGACGTTCGATCCGCTCGGATCCATCGATCCACGACTCTCATGGACCACAACTCGTTCAAGACCTTCAGCCAGCGCCCGCAGGATGTGGAGGCCGCATGGCACCTCGTCGATGCCGAGAACGCCGTCGTCGGCCGTCTCTCCGCGCAGGTCGCGGCCCTTATCCGGGGCAAGCACAAGCCGGAGTACACGCCTCACGTCGACGGCGGAGACTTCGTCGTCATCGTGAACGCGGACAAGGTCCGCTTCACGGGCAAGAAGGAGACCGACAAGACTTACTTCCGGCACTCCGGCTACCCCGGAGGCGTGACGCTTCAGACTCCGCGCGAGGTGCGCGAGAAGTACCCGGAGCGCATCCTGGAGCACTCCATCAAGGGCATGCTGCCCAAGAACCGCCTCGGCCGCCAGATGGCGAAAAAGCTGAAGGTGTACGCCGGCGCGGAGCATCCGCACGAGGCGCAGAACCCCCAGCCGCTCGACATCGACGCCTAACCCCATGCCTACCCAGTACCAGGCCGTCGGCCGCCGCAAGACTTCGGTTGCCCGCGTTTACCTCCGCCCCGGCAGCGGTAACGTGATCATCAACAAGCGCCCGCTCTCGGAGTACCTCCCCACGGAGATCCGCCAGCGCGCCGCGACCGCCGCCCTCGACCTCACGGAGCTCCGTGGCGAGTTCGACGTCGTCGTCAACGCCAAGGGCGGTGGCCTCACCGGCCAGGCCGACGCCATCCAACTCGGCGTGGCTCGTTGCCTCGTGGAGCACAACGCGGAGCTTCGCAAGCCACTTCGCGACGCAGGCTACCTGACGCGTGACCCCCGCATGGTGGAGCGCAAGAAGCCCGGCCAGCCCAAGGCTCGCAAGAAGTTCCAGTTCTCGAAGCGCTAAGCCACCTCTGCCTCTTGCGCCCCCGCCAGAGGCTCCGGCTTTCCGCTATCCCCCACCCCGCCCGACGCGCTGCCGGGTGTCCCGCCAGAGGCCTCTTGCGCCTCCGGGATCGGCTGCGCGGATGACGGCGGGGGTGGTTGTAACCCGCGCCAGAGGCTCCCACACCTCGCCTCTGGCGCCCACCCGCGGGCTCGGCCCGCTGTTCTATGCCACGCGCATCGATTGAAGACCTCCTCCGTGCAGGCGCCCACTTCGGGCACCTCACGAGCCGCTGGAACCCGAAGATGGCCTCGTACATCTTCATGGAGCGCAACGGCATCCACATCATTGACCTCAAGCAGACGCAGGCGCGTTTGGAGGAGGCCGCTGAGGCCGCAGGCCGTTTTGCAGGCCGCGGCAAGGAGATCCTGTTTGTCGGCACGAAGAAGCAGGCGCAGGCCACCGTCAAGGAGCACGCCGAGCGTGCCGGAATGCCGTTCGTCGTGGACCGCTGGCAGGGCGGCATGCTGACCAACTTCCAGACGGTCAAGAAGAGCCTCCGCCGCATGGAGACGCTTCAGCGCCAGGAAAGCGACGGCACGACGGCTCAGCTCAAGAAGAAGGAGCGCCTCATGCGCACCCGTGAGCTCGAGAAGCTGGACCGCGTCCTCGGTGGCATCTCGCACATGAACAAGCTGCCCGGCGCGCTGTTCGTGGTCGACATCAAGCGCGAGCACATCGCCGTCGACGAGGCCAAGAAGCTGAACATCCCGGTCATCGCGCTCGTGGACACGAACACGGACCCGGACCTGGTGGACTACCCGATCCCCGCCAACGACGACGCGATGCGCTCCGTCTCGCTCTT carries:
- the dnaN gene encoding DNA polymerase III subunit beta; the encoded protein is MKFTVPSQDLQRALSTVSGAVPSKATLPILECVLFERDAENEALRIAATDLEISIVQSIPVQFETNGTDAKQRIAVPAKRLLDTIRALPSGLPVTVTTDSEYTVELTTDQGRYKMVGYDGGDYPALPSLENAQAIKAPVAVLKRAIDKTGFAVSRDALRPAMMGVLFQVRPENTRAVATDGHRLVRLTLDAITAEEPIEFIAPEKALSLVGKAAGDMGDCTIRVGGGYVEFSLGDTTVIGRMIDEQYPNYEAVIPVENEKRLTVQREALLAAVKRVALYSSSMTHQVRLALRKDGIEISAEDIERASEAKERVLCEYDAEDMEIGFNATYLTEVLQNLDADDAVFEFSSPNRAGVVSPSDPNEGEDVLMLIMPVMLNTYAA
- a CDS encoding thiol-disulfide oxidoreductase DCC family protein → MPARPQTPVLLIDGVCSLCEGAVRFVLDRERPGAPPLQFGSLQDESAKPLLALSGLPEDYLEGVVLVGPERTLTGADAALALMTRLQAPWPAVARGLGLAPRPVREWAYRMVAKHRYRLFGTKDECSLPTAAERRRMLG
- a CDS encoding RNA polymerase sigma factor, whose product is MPPDEFHRLDAVSRHLPFAVDDYEAVNQAFAAWRASGAESDQSVVQIWLYSYIQRYFIIQFLRERGTPSEKARCVSRAMRRSLNALERIEDASKFASYVSVVCKNTLRNHRRDRRELAEPDDRIAAAEATETVTDQDRALIRYVFALVLKDMPEAIRKIGELRFLEGLEYAEIAERSGVALPTVRTYAARVMKRMREDSRIRALHYDDLHPADAQYGDTTTSHI
- the rplM gene encoding 50S ribosomal protein L13, producing MDHNSFKTFSQRPQDVEAAWHLVDAENAVVGRLSAQVAALIRGKHKPEYTPHVDGGDFVVIVNADKVRFTGKKETDKTYFRHSGYPGGVTLQTPREVREKYPERILEHSIKGMLPKNRLGRQMAKKLKVYAGAEHPHEAQNPQPLDIDA
- the rpsI gene encoding 30S ribosomal protein S9, with the translated sequence MPTQYQAVGRRKTSVARVYLRPGSGNVIINKRPLSEYLPTEIRQRAATAALDLTELRGEFDVVVNAKGGGLTGQADAIQLGVARCLVEHNAELRKPLRDAGYLTRDPRMVERKKPGQPKARKKFQFSKR
- the rpsB gene encoding 30S ribosomal protein S2 translates to MPRASIEDLLRAGAHFGHLTSRWNPKMASYIFMERNGIHIIDLKQTQARLEEAAEAAGRFAGRGKEILFVGTKKQAQATVKEHAERAGMPFVVDRWQGGMLTNFQTVKKSLRRMETLQRQESDGTTAQLKKKERLMRTRELEKLDRVLGGISHMNKLPGALFVVDIKREHIAVDEAKKLNIPVIALVDTNTDPDLVDYPIPANDDAMRSVSLFTGIIADAVTEGAQAAKAQKDAAKAEAESRLADQVKEAAKPEETKEEAPVSMADAEKAPEAKA